The [Eubacterium] eligens ATCC 27750 genome segment CAGATTTCTGTTAGCATCAACAATATCCCTCGGTATATCAAGTGCCTCATCCTCAAGACTGTTAATCTTATCCTTTGCCTCCTGGATAAGTCTCTGATTCTGCTCCATAACCTTAGCTTTCTTAGGATCGTTATCTTCATCCTGCATATTATCAACAACATCCTGAATAAGCTGTTTTTTTATCTTTTTTACTTCTTTTATGTCATTATTAACCTGTCCCTGCTTCTTAAGCAGCTCATTAAGGCGCTTTTCCCAGTAACGTATTTCGTCCGTCTTTAACTTATCTGTTATAAGGTGATACCATCTTTCATCAAGAGTAAGTATCGGTATATCATTTATGGCTGTACAACTTTTCAGCTTCTCAATATCAGGTTCTGCCATATTATCCTCCCAAACAGTTACTTTCTGTTAGCAATAGTATATGAAAGTCTCATAAGACTTTCTGACAAATGTACATTCTCAACAATAACATCATCCGGAAGATTAAGATCTGTATGTGCAAAGTTCCATATAGCCTTGACTCCTGCATCAGCAACAACCTTTGCTATCTGTCTTGCTGCTTCTTTAGGAATAGTAAGTGCAACTATCTCGATTTCATTATCTTTAATAAAATCAGTAAGTTCATTCATCATCCTTACTTCTATTCCACGAATCTTAGTGCCCTTAATCTTAGGATTATTATCAAATATTCCCTTAATAACGAATCCTCTTTTTTCAAAATCACTATAATTAACTATTGCCTTGCCTAAATTACCGGCTCCGATAATAACCATATTATGATTTCTGTCTATTCCAAGAATCTTGCCAATTTCTTCATACAGGTACTGCACATTATATCCATATCCCTGCTGACCAAAGCCTCCAAAATTATTAAGATCCTGTCTTATCTGAGAGGCAGTCACTTTCATTCTGGCGCTCAATTCTTTAGATGATATTCTCTGTACACCAGACTCTATCAGTTCTCCCAGATATCTGTAATATCTTGGCAGCCTTCTTATTACCGCCGATGAAATCTTTTTTTCTTCCATTACCATAAACCTCCAGACTACAATTGCATATATAAAAAACACATCAAATATTATATAAATCAATTATACTAAGTGCTATAATTATAAACATTTTTTCTCGATATGTCAAAATTTTAACCAAGAACTCTTTTAGCAATATCAACAGATTCTTTTGCATCCTTTGCATAGAAATCTGCATCTATCTCTTTAGCATATTCCGGAGTAAGTACTGCTCCGCCAACCATAACCTTACAATCAAGATTATTTTCTCTTATAAGTGCAATTGTTTCCTTCATAGATACAAGTGTTGTTGTCATAAGTGCAGAAAGTCCACACAGTTTAACATCATTATCTCTTATTGCATCAACAACTGTCTGGTACTCGACATCTTTACCAAGGTCAATAACATCATATCCATAATTTTCAAGAAGAACCTTAACAATATTCTTACCGATATCATGGACATCCCCCTTGACTGTAGCTATAACAATCTTTCCCTTGCTTACAGGAGCATTATCAGACATAACCATATGCTTTCTTATAACTTCAAATGCTGCCTGTGTAACTGATGCTGCCATAATAAGCTGTGGAAGGAACAATGTACCCTTCTCGAATTCAGCACCTATCTTATCAAGCGCAGGAATAAGCACCTGATTAACAATCTCCATCGAATCCATAGTTTTAAGAAGTGCCTCTGTTATCTCAGCCCCTTCATTTTTAAGTCCTTTTTCTACGGCATAGAAAAGGTCATCTCCTGTATAGTTCCCATCCTTCTTTTCCTTCTTGACAGGATCAATCTTAGAAACATTTGGCATAGCGCCATAGTTTTTTATATAATCAACTGAATTCTTATCAATATTGGCAAGAAGCTTGTACGCCCTTACCGCACCTGTCATCTCTGGGATGTTAGGATTTATAATCGCAAGGTCAAGTCCGTTAGTAAGTGCCATTGTAAGGAAAATGTGGTTTACAAGCACTCTGTTTGGAAGTCCGAATGAAATATTAGAAACACCAAGCACTGTCTTTAAGCCAAGCTCATTCTTAACTGTATGAAGTGCATTAAGAGTTTCCATTACGCCCTCCTGTTCAGCAGAAGCTGTGAGTGTAAGGCAGTCAATATAAATATCTTCTTTAGGGATTCCCATTGCAACAGCCCTGTCCATAATCTTCTTTGCTATTGCAACTCTGTCCTCTGCCTTCTTAGGAATGCCATCTTTATCAAGTGCAAGTCCGATAACTCCTGCACCATATTTCTTAACAAGAGGAAGAACATTGTTAAGAGACTCCTCCTCACCATTAACTGAGTTAACAAGCGGCTTACCATTGTATACACGGAGTGCTGCCTCAAGTACTTCAGGTATTGTAGAATCGATCTGAAGTGGGACATCTACAACTGCCTGTAATGACTTTATTGTATCAATCATCATTTCACGCTCATCAATTCCCGGAAGACCTACATTGACATCAAGAATATCTGCTCCGCCTGATATCTGCTCTAAAGCCTGTCCAAGAATATAATCCATATCATGTCTTAAAAGTGCTTCCTTAAAAAGCTTCTTACCTGTAGGATTGATTCTTTCACCGATAATTCTTGGCTCATCAACGACAACAGTGCTTGTTGCTGAACACACTGCACCCGGAATATATTTGTGTGGTGCTGCCGGATTGCCTTCTCTTTTTAACATTTCTGATAATTCTTTAATGAATTCAGGATTAGTTCCACAGCAGCCGCCGAATATCTTAATGCCATATTTTCTTAAATCCTTCATGAAATCTGCAAACTGGACTGCAGTAACATTATAAAGGTTAGTTTCAGGGTCAGGAAGTCCTGCATTAGGCTTTACTATTATTGGAAGATTAGTCCATTTTACAAGTTCTTCAATAACCGGTTCTAATTCCTTAGGTCCTAAAGAACAGTTTACACCGAGTGCATCAACGCCAAGTCCTGTAAGCGTAAGAGCCATTGCTGATATAGAACAGCCTGTGAATGTTCTCATATTCTGTTCAAATGTCATCGTAGCAGCTATAGGAAGGTCGCTGTTTTCCTTAGCTGCAAGTACAGCAGCCTTAACATCTAAAAGGTCGGTCATTGTCTCAAATACAACAAGGTCTGCTCCCGCAGCAGCTCCAGCCTTTACTATCTCGGCATACATATCATATGCTTCTTCAAAGCTTAATACGCCTGTTGGCTCAAGAAGTTGTCCGATTGGTCCGACATCGAGTGCAACAAGTCCGTCAGGCTTTACTGCATCTCTTGCCTTCTTTGCATTGACAATTCCGGCAGTTACAAGCTCCTCAACGCTTTTTCCGCATTCTTCAAGCTTATATCTGTTTGCACCAAATGTATTGGCATATACCACATCTGAACCGGCATTAAAATACTGCTCTGCAATTGAAACAAGAAGCTCCGGCCTTGTTATATTAAGCACTTCAGGTGTCTCTCCCATCTTCATGCCAGCTGCCTGAAGCATTGTACCCATAGCACCATCAAATATTATATAATCTCTATTTTTTAAGAGTTCTCTGAATCTGTCAGCCACTACAATGTCCTCCCATTCCTCTGTATGCGCAGGTTTTATTAAGATTGCAGGTTGCGCAACCTCTGTTCTCAGTACTTACCGGCTCCTTAGTAAGTCCGATAACCGCAGTTACCGACTTTACTGGAGCAAGCATATATGATTTGTTAAGATTAAGTCCTATCTTTTTACTGGCATCTAATACCTTAAGGAAAGGAGCCTGCATGCTTATCGGCAAATCACCGTAACCAATTCCGAACCTGAATGTCTGGTAATAATCAGGATATTCCTCTCTTAAAAGTTCTTCAACCTTATCACATGCCTGTTCAACAGCTACACTTGCCAGACTATCAAACACCAGTGCCTTTGCCATATCTGTAAGCTGCAACACTCTTAGCTGTCTGTCAATACCTTCCGATATCGTTAC includes the following:
- a CDS encoding vitamin B12 dependent-methionine synthase activation domain-containing protein; its protein translation is MEKSIKLTSLNRKEALRYLGYKKNAPDERVEELMDECEELVLKTAVPRFIYKKFDFTVNEDGVAFKNTSMVLPGESIKKHLYKCDSAICMAVTISEGIDRQLRVLQLTDMAKALVFDSLASVAVEQACDKVEELLREEYPDYYQTFRFGIGYGDLPISMQAPFLKVLDASKKIGLNLNKSYMLAPVKSVTAVIGLTKEPVSTENRGCATCNLNKTCAYRGMGGHCSG
- a CDS encoding redox-sensing transcriptional repressor Rex; its protein translation is MEEKKISSAVIRRLPRYYRYLGELIESGVQRISSKELSARMKVTASQIRQDLNNFGGFGQQGYGYNVQYLYEEIGKILGIDRNHNMVIIGAGNLGKAIVNYSDFEKRGFVIKGIFDNNPKIKGTKIRGIEVRMMNELTDFIKDNEIEIVALTIPKEAARQIAKVVADAGVKAIWNFAHTDLNLPDDVIVENVHLSESLMRLSYTIANRK
- a CDS encoding homocysteine S-methyltransferase family protein — protein: MADRFRELLKNRDYIIFDGAMGTMLQAAGMKMGETPEVLNITRPELLVSIAEQYFNAGSDVVYANTFGANRYKLEECGKSVEELVTAGIVNAKKARDAVKPDGLVALDVGPIGQLLEPTGVLSFEEAYDMYAEIVKAGAAAGADLVVFETMTDLLDVKAAVLAAKENSDLPIAATMTFEQNMRTFTGCSISAMALTLTGLGVDALGVNCSLGPKELEPVIEELVKWTNLPIIVKPNAGLPDPETNLYNVTAVQFADFMKDLRKYGIKIFGGCCGTNPEFIKELSEMLKREGNPAAPHKYIPGAVCSATSTVVVDEPRIIGERINPTGKKLFKEALLRHDMDYILGQALEQISGGADILDVNVGLPGIDEREMMIDTIKSLQAVVDVPLQIDSTIPEVLEAALRVYNGKPLVNSVNGEEESLNNVLPLVKKYGAGVIGLALDKDGIPKKAEDRVAIAKKIMDRAVAMGIPKEDIYIDCLTLTASAEQEGVMETLNALHTVKNELGLKTVLGVSNISFGLPNRVLVNHIFLTMALTNGLDLAIINPNIPEMTGAVRAYKLLANIDKNSVDYIKNYGAMPNVSKIDPVKKEKKDGNYTGDDLFYAVEKGLKNEGAEITEALLKTMDSMEIVNQVLIPALDKIGAEFEKGTLFLPQLIMAASVTQAAFEVIRKHMVMSDNAPVSKGKIVIATVKGDVHDIGKNIVKVLLENYGYDVIDLGKDVEYQTVVDAIRDNDVKLCGLSALMTTTLVSMKETIALIRENNLDCKVMVGGAVLTPEYAKEIDADFYAKDAKESVDIAKRVLG